One segment of Synchiropus splendidus isolate RoL2022-P1 chromosome 4, RoL_Sspl_1.0, whole genome shotgun sequence DNA contains the following:
- the net1 gene encoding neuroepithelial cell-transforming gene 1 protein isoform X2: MLKPDKPSASSKRKRREKDESDAVSLCSFDFKEPSNKRVRPLGRVTSLANLISPVRNGAVRRFGQTIQASFRSDGKSPGVPQKPCNKATAPTPPKRRNSTLWSETIDVHQKGTFSTKEIKRQEAIFELSRGEQDLIEDLQLARKAYHDPMLKLSIMSEEELSHIFGNLDAYIPLHEDLLAQLSKATGPDGTVGQIGQIVVSWLPRLNAYNEYCSNQLAAKALLDQKKQDRRVQDFLQRCLESPFSRKLDLWSFLDIPRSRLVKYPLLLKEILRHTPAEHPDTANLEKAITIIQGVLADIDVKKGESECQYYIHKLEYLDDRQKDPRIEQCKSLLCHGELRSKSGTKLHVFLFTEILVLTRSVTRNERQCYQVYRQPIPVQDLVLEDLQDGDVRMGGSFRGAFSNADKAKNIFRVRSQDPSQAQSHTLQVNDIFHKQQWLNCLRSAISVHRPHGETVTPLQPTFDVRSKRRPSSISAIVHMEESDENCPQPTSQSAPNSPCNSTPSPSSSPSCSSVSSAASLPSPAPLRSKKGDKKSLGKRKETMV; the protein is encoded by the exons ATGCTGAAACCAGACAAGCCATCTGCATCATCG AAACGAAAGCGCAGAGAGAAGGATGAAAGTGATGCCGTGAGCCTTTGCAGCTTTGACTTTAAG GAACCCAGCAACAAGCGTGTCCGTCCTCTCGGCAGGGTGACGTCGCTAGCTAACCTCATTTCTCCCGTGAGGAATGGGGCCGTCCGGCGCTTCGGCCAAACCATCCAG GCCTCCTTCCGGAGCGATGGCAAGTCGCCGGGCGTGCCCCAGAAGCCTTGCAACAAGGCCACGGCCCCAACACCGCCGAAAAGGAGGAACAGCACCTTGTGGTCAGAAACGATAGACGTTCACCAGAAGGGAACCTTTTCCACCAAAGAGATCAAACGGCAAGAG GCCATATTCGAGCTGTCTCGTGGGGAACAGGACCTGATTGAAGACCTCCAGCTTGCACGCAAG GCGTACCATGACCCGATGCTGAAGCTCTCCatcatgtctgaggaggagctCTCTCACATCTTTGGGAACCTGGACGCCTACATCCCGCTGCACGAAGACTTGCTGGCACAGCTCTCCAAAGCCACAGGACCAGACGGGACTGTGGGTCAGATCGGTCAGATCGTTGTTAGCTGG CTTCCCCGCCTGAACGCTTACAATGAGTACTGTAGCAACCAGCTCGCTGCGAAAGCTCTGCTGGACCAGAAGAAACAAGACAGGCGCGTGCAGGACTTCCTGCAGCGATGTTTGGAGTCTCCATTCAGCAGGAAGCTGGATCTTTGGAGCTTCTTGGACATCCCTCGCTCCCGTCTGGTCAAATACCCGCTGTTGCTCAAAGAGATTCTGAGACACACTCCAGCCGAGCACCCAGACACCGCCAACCTGGAGAAAGcg ATCACCATCATCCAGGGAGTCCTTGCAGATATCGATGTGAAGAAGGGCGAGTCCGAATGTCAGTACTACATCCACAAGCTGGAGTATCTGGACGACAGGCAGAAGGACCCTCGTATCGAACAGTGCAAGAGCCTGCTGTGTCATGGCGAGCTTCGCAGCAAGAGCGGGACG AAGCTGCACGTGTTCCTGTTCACCGAAATCCTGGTTCTGACCCGCTCAGTCACGCGCAACGAACGCCAGTGCTACCAGGTGTATCGTCAGCCAATTCCTGTGCAGGACCTGGTGTTGGAGGACCTGCAGGACGGCGACGTCAGGATGGGCGGATCCTTCAGGGGAGCATTCAGCAACGCAGACAAAG CCAAGAACATTTTCCGCGTACGTTCCCAAGACCCGAGCCAAGCGCAGTCACACACGCTGCAGGTCAACGACATCTTCCACAAGCAGCAGTGGCTCAATTGTCTGCGCAGCGCCATCTCTGTCCACCGGCCCCACGGGGAGACCGTCACGCCACTCCAACCCACGTTCGACGTGCGCTCCAAGCGCCGCCCTTCGTCCATCTCGGCCATTGTTCACATGGAGGAGTCAGACGAGAACTGCCCGCAGCCGACTTCCCAGTCCGCCCCCAACTCACCGTGCAACTCCACACCCAGTCCCTCATCGTCGCCGTCCTGTTCCTCGGTGTCATCCGCGGCCTCGCTGCCTTCGCCTGCACCACTCCGAAGTAAAAAAGGCGATAAGAAGTCTTTGGGGAAGAGAAAAGAGACCATGGTGTGA
- the net1 gene encoding neuroepithelial cell-transforming gene 1 protein isoform X3 has translation MVAYDELGSLVPIKRTLQVIDYQNQANKESEEPSNKRVRPLGRVTSLANLISPVRNGAVRRFGQTIQASFRSDGKSPGVPQKPCNKATAPTPPKRRNSTLWSETIDVHQKGTFSTKEIKRQEAIFELSRGEQDLIEDLQLARKAYHDPMLKLSIMSEEELSHIFGNLDAYIPLHEDLLAQLSKATGPDGTVGQIGQIVVSWLPRLNAYNEYCSNQLAAKALLDQKKQDRRVQDFLQRCLESPFSRKLDLWSFLDIPRSRLVKYPLLLKEILRHTPAEHPDTANLEKAITIIQGVLADIDVKKGESECQYYIHKLEYLDDRQKDPRIEQCKSLLCHGELRSKSGTKLHVFLFTEILVLTRSVTRNERQCYQVYRQPIPVQDLVLEDLQDGDVRMGGSFRGAFSNADKAKNIFRVRSQDPSQAQSHTLQVNDIFHKQQWLNCLRSAISVHRPHGETVTPLQPTFDVRSKRRPSSISAIVHMEESDENCPQPTSQSAPNSPCNSTPSPSSSPSCSSVSSAASLPSPAPLRSKKGDKKSLGKRKETMV, from the exons ATGGTGGCTTACGATGAACTGGGTAGCTTGGTGCCTATCAAACGGACTCTGCAAGTGATAGACTACCAGAACCAAGCTAACAAGGAATCAGAG GAACCCAGCAACAAGCGTGTCCGTCCTCTCGGCAGGGTGACGTCGCTAGCTAACCTCATTTCTCCCGTGAGGAATGGGGCCGTCCGGCGCTTCGGCCAAACCATCCAG GCCTCCTTCCGGAGCGATGGCAAGTCGCCGGGCGTGCCCCAGAAGCCTTGCAACAAGGCCACGGCCCCAACACCGCCGAAAAGGAGGAACAGCACCTTGTGGTCAGAAACGATAGACGTTCACCAGAAGGGAACCTTTTCCACCAAAGAGATCAAACGGCAAGAG GCCATATTCGAGCTGTCTCGTGGGGAACAGGACCTGATTGAAGACCTCCAGCTTGCACGCAAG GCGTACCATGACCCGATGCTGAAGCTCTCCatcatgtctgaggaggagctCTCTCACATCTTTGGGAACCTGGACGCCTACATCCCGCTGCACGAAGACTTGCTGGCACAGCTCTCCAAAGCCACAGGACCAGACGGGACTGTGGGTCAGATCGGTCAGATCGTTGTTAGCTGG CTTCCCCGCCTGAACGCTTACAATGAGTACTGTAGCAACCAGCTCGCTGCGAAAGCTCTGCTGGACCAGAAGAAACAAGACAGGCGCGTGCAGGACTTCCTGCAGCGATGTTTGGAGTCTCCATTCAGCAGGAAGCTGGATCTTTGGAGCTTCTTGGACATCCCTCGCTCCCGTCTGGTCAAATACCCGCTGTTGCTCAAAGAGATTCTGAGACACACTCCAGCCGAGCACCCAGACACCGCCAACCTGGAGAAAGcg ATCACCATCATCCAGGGAGTCCTTGCAGATATCGATGTGAAGAAGGGCGAGTCCGAATGTCAGTACTACATCCACAAGCTGGAGTATCTGGACGACAGGCAGAAGGACCCTCGTATCGAACAGTGCAAGAGCCTGCTGTGTCATGGCGAGCTTCGCAGCAAGAGCGGGACG AAGCTGCACGTGTTCCTGTTCACCGAAATCCTGGTTCTGACCCGCTCAGTCACGCGCAACGAACGCCAGTGCTACCAGGTGTATCGTCAGCCAATTCCTGTGCAGGACCTGGTGTTGGAGGACCTGCAGGACGGCGACGTCAGGATGGGCGGATCCTTCAGGGGAGCATTCAGCAACGCAGACAAAG CCAAGAACATTTTCCGCGTACGTTCCCAAGACCCGAGCCAAGCGCAGTCACACACGCTGCAGGTCAACGACATCTTCCACAAGCAGCAGTGGCTCAATTGTCTGCGCAGCGCCATCTCTGTCCACCGGCCCCACGGGGAGACCGTCACGCCACTCCAACCCACGTTCGACGTGCGCTCCAAGCGCCGCCCTTCGTCCATCTCGGCCATTGTTCACATGGAGGAGTCAGACGAGAACTGCCCGCAGCCGACTTCCCAGTCCGCCCCCAACTCACCGTGCAACTCCACACCCAGTCCCTCATCGTCGCCGTCCTGTTCCTCGGTGTCATCCGCGGCCTCGCTGCCTTCGCCTGCACCACTCCGAAGTAAAAAAGGCGATAAGAAGTCTTTGGGGAAGAGAAAAGAGACCATGGTGTGA